A DNA window from Palaemon carinicauda isolate YSFRI2023 unplaced genomic scaffold, ASM3689809v2 scaffold936, whole genome shotgun sequence contains the following coding sequences:
- the LOC137637714 gene encoding protein Hook homolog 1-like produces the protein MRKFWPKEEQSEELHPALDQEELDGVSEDNEAVISGKDPLLSGEEEQLLLPGGAGSVISTRDIQVQVDPGLLISNREVEVQVEPRPISNTDVSVQTDLDTKEEQSEELQPVLDQEELDGVSEEKEAVISGKDPLLSGEEEQLLLPGGAGSVISTRDIQVQVDPALLTSNRDIDVQVQTEHLISNREVEVQVEPGPISNTDVSVQTDLDAEIEDLRRENQTMARELSNKQAVIVAHQNQLVDYDHSIQELKAELKMAQEKNDVQNQIELALVREKEALKQELEDKVTLDTMQIVQLNQELEKAKKEIEAHDQLKSILLAQIEDLKKSNEERSLFNEELSLEKSKLQQELMEARANDHKRRQGHQRLVEELQEEISKSLVQNRELKEAVFTITKKNEGLREQLENKGKREKNLNGRIVRMTNTEDQLKKELSAAMDVISSLKKELQKRDLEKVKKEGTGDEGSSEKEKCGLDKTSVVEGCETPAEDDKKIVIVKEEKQEGEGPTRKLLVRKPKKKKPKRAQGYSWGPLGPIVPVLETDDNKVHNERTEENIKNN, from the coding sequence atgaggaaattctggcccaaggaggaacagagtgagGAACTCCATCCTGccttggaccaggaggaactcgacggaGTTTCTGAGGACAACGAAGCTGTCATCAGTGGGAAagatcctttgctttccggcgaggaggaacagctgctgctgccaggaggcgcaGGGAGTGTTATCTCTACAAGAGATATACAAGTTCAGGTAGACCCTGGACTTCTTATCTCTAACAGAGAGGTAGAAGTTCAGGTTGAGCCTCGACccatctctaacacagatgtatCAGTTCAAACTGACCTAGACAccaaggaggaacagagtgagGAACTccagcctgtcttggaccaggaggaactcgacggaGTTTCTGAGGAGAAGGAAGCTGTCATCAGTGGGAAagatcctttgctttccggcgaggaggaacagctgctgctgccaggaggcgcagggagtgttatctctactagagatatacaagttcaggtagaccctgcacttcttacctctaacagagatatAGACGTTCAGGTACAGACTGAACATCTTATCTCAAACAGAGAGGTAGAAGTTCAGGTTGAGCCTGGACccatctctaacacagatgtatCAGTTCAAACTGACCTAGACgccgagattgaagatctcaggcgagagaatcagacaatggctagggaaCTTTCCAATAAACAAGCTGTGATTGTAGCACATCAAAATCAGCTTGTTGATTACGATCATTCAATTCAAGAGTTGAAAGCGGAGCTGAAAATGGCTCAGGAGAAGAATGATGTCCAAAATCAGATAGAATTAGCtcttgtgagagagaaggaagctctgaaacaagagcttgagGATAAAGTCACTTTGGATACAATGCAAATAGTTCAGTTGAATCAGGAACTGGAAAAAGCCAAAAAGGAAATCGAGGCTCACGACCagctgaaatcgatccttctggcacAGATTGAGGATCTCAAgaaatccaatgaggaacgaagcttaTTTAATGAGGAATTATCTCTAGAGAAAAGCAAATTACAACaagagctgatggaggctcgtgcTAATGATCACAAAAGACGCCAAGGACACCaacgtctagtagaagagctgcaggagGAGATTTCTAAATCTCTAGTGCAGAatcgtgagctaaaggaggcagtgttcacaataacaaagaagaacgaaggtcttcgtgaacaactggagaacaaaggtaAACGAGAGAAAAATCTGAATGGAAGGATTGTTCGAATGACAAACACAGAGGATCAACTCAAGAAGGAATTGTCCGCAGCGAtggatgtcatctcttcactgaagaaggaacttcagaagagagatttggaaaaggttaaaaaagaaggAACGGGTGACGAGGGTTCATCAGAAAAGGAGAAATGCGGACTTGATAAAACTTCAGTCGTAGAAGGTTGTGAAACTCCAGCAGAAGATGACAAGAAAATTGtcattgtgaaggaagaaaaacaagaaggagaaggacccacaaggaaacttttggtaaggaaaccaaagaagaagaaaccaaaacgggcCCAGGGTTATTCTTGGGGCCCCCTTGGACCCATAGTCCCAGTTTTGGAAACAGACGataataaggttcataacgaacgaactgagGAGAATATCAAAAACAATTAA